Proteins co-encoded in one Flavobacterium sp. M31R6 genomic window:
- a CDS encoding LytTR family DNA-binding domain-containing protein encodes MNTKIKCLLLDDELPGLTYLKMLCEQIPELEVIKSFNDPQKLLDEVPDLDFDLCISDIEMPGIDGLTLANLLQNKLVIFTTAYKNYAAEAFDINAVDYITKPVTKERLEKAVAKALERFQKLESSKKFIHLNTDKGKSLLYFSQIQYIKTALVDSRDKEVHLTDGSILILKNINFASLLNQLPNADFCRVNKKEIIAIKAVQYFNHNEITLSIHGKSGKPIVLFLSDTYRNDFLMKVKI; translated from the coding sequence TTGAATACAAAAATCAAATGTTTACTGCTTGATGATGAATTACCGGGTTTGACTTACCTGAAAATGCTTTGCGAACAAATTCCGGAATTAGAAGTCATAAAGTCGTTTAACGATCCTCAAAAATTATTGGATGAAGTGCCCGACCTCGATTTTGATTTGTGTATTTCCGATATTGAAATGCCGGGGATTGATGGATTGACTTTGGCTAATTTGCTCCAAAATAAATTAGTAATTTTTACCACTGCATACAAGAATTATGCTGCCGAAGCTTTTGATATTAATGCAGTAGATTATATCACCAAGCCAGTTACCAAAGAGCGTCTGGAAAAAGCAGTTGCCAAAGCTTTGGAACGATTCCAAAAGCTGGAAAGTTCAAAGAAATTTATTCATTTGAATACAGATAAGGGGAAATCATTACTATATTTTAGTCAGATTCAATACATTAAAACAGCATTGGTCGATAGTAGGGATAAGGAAGTTCATCTTACAGATGGCAGTATTTTAATTCTTAAAAACATCAATTTCGCTTCGCTATTAAATCAGCTACCCAATGCTGATTTCTGCAGAGTCAATAAAAAAGAAATTATTGCAATAAAGGCTGTTCAATATTTCAATCATAATGAAATTACGCTCTCTATTCATGGAAAAAGCGGTAAACCAATCGTATTATTTTTGAGTGATACCTATCGAAATGATTTTTTGATGAAAGTGAAAATCTAA
- a CDS encoding cation:proton antiporter, which translates to MKKYKNTLFYLGVTGGFTAVMYWIIKEGKHLEGNKIIIHPTASVSSWDDFLTSMIHNVQDPLAILLAQIIMIILVARLFGWFFKKIGQPSVIGEIIAGIALGPSLLGLYFPDFFHALFPANSLENLKFLSQIGLILFMFVIGMELDIKVLKNRAKEAVVISHASIVIPFALGIGLAYFVYNRFAPEGVKFLSFSLFMGIAMSITAFPVLARIVQERGMHKTKLGAIAITCAAADDITAWCLLAVVIAIVKAGTFESSMYIISLAAIYVVVMIYLVKPFLKRIGDLYGAKDSLSKPVVAIFFLILIISSYATELVGIHALFGAFMMGAIMPDVPKFRTVFISKVEDVSVILLLPLFFVFTGLRTEIGLLNEPYLWKVTGFIILVAVVGKFFGSALAAKFVGQSWRNSLVIGALMNTRGLMELIVLNIGLALGVLTTEVFTMMVIMALVTTFMTGPALDLINYIFKTSDIIDHDEEVNHSKYRILISFGNNEKGKSLLRLANSLVKKQKETCSVTALHLSLSDEMHTFNMEDKEKSSFNPIMKEAVILKQEITTIFKATIDIETEIIDIANQGDYDLLLVGLGKSIFEGTLLGKVIGFTSRIINPERLLDKFTGKEGLFVNSPFDERTRQIVLKVKMPLGVLIDKDLKEVNQVFVPIYGSEDSFLIDYAQKIIFNNDATVSFLDINGHMQSNFVIASALGSLKQKFPDNVILDNESILTEEFLIKQDLMIVSLESWKDLLDTRPVWLSGMPSVLIIKP; encoded by the coding sequence ATGAAAAAGTACAAGAATACATTATTTTATTTGGGAGTTACAGGTGGTTTTACCGCAGTAATGTATTGGATTATAAAAGAGGGCAAGCATCTTGAGGGAAATAAAATAATCATTCATCCAACGGCAAGCGTAAGTTCTTGGGATGATTTTCTCACTTCAATGATTCATAATGTACAGGACCCTTTGGCTATTTTATTGGCACAAATTATAATGATTATCCTTGTGGCTCGCCTTTTTGGCTGGTTTTTCAAAAAAATAGGGCAGCCTTCGGTAATTGGTGAAATTATTGCAGGAATTGCGCTTGGGCCATCTTTATTAGGTTTGTATTTTCCTGATTTTTTCCATGCACTTTTTCCAGCTAATTCCTTAGAGAATTTAAAATTTTTGAGCCAGATTGGGTTAATACTTTTTATGTTCGTAATTGGTATGGAGCTTGATATCAAAGTGTTAAAAAACAGGGCGAAAGAAGCGGTTGTTATAAGTCATGCGAGTATCGTAATTCCATTTGCATTAGGAATCGGATTGGCCTATTTTGTTTACAACCGTTTTGCTCCGGAGGGAGTTAAGTTTCTTTCGTTCAGTTTGTTTATGGGGATTGCGATGAGTATTACCGCCTTTCCTGTTTTGGCACGAATTGTCCAGGAAAGAGGGATGCATAAAACCAAATTGGGAGCTATTGCAATCACCTGTGCCGCCGCCGATGATATAACGGCTTGGTGTCTATTGGCCGTTGTAATTGCCATTGTAAAAGCAGGAACTTTTGAAAGTTCAATGTACATCATTTCGTTGGCTGCTATTTATGTAGTCGTGATGATCTATCTGGTAAAACCTTTCTTGAAACGAATTGGAGATTTGTATGGGGCCAAAGATAGTTTGAGTAAACCCGTTGTTGCCATTTTCTTTTTGATATTGATTATTTCTTCCTATGCTACAGAATTAGTTGGAATTCACGCTTTGTTTGGTGCTTTTATGATGGGGGCCATCATGCCGGATGTCCCTAAGTTTAGAACTGTTTTTATTTCCAAAGTCGAAGATGTATCCGTAATATTATTATTGCCTTTGTTCTTTGTGTTTACAGGTTTGCGTACCGAAATAGGTTTGTTAAACGAGCCTTATTTATGGAAAGTAACTGGGTTTATCATTCTTGTTGCGGTTGTGGGTAAATTTTTCGGAAGTGCTTTGGCAGCCAAATTTGTTGGACAAAGTTGGAGAAATAGTCTTGTGATAGGAGCCTTGATGAATACAAGAGGTTTGATGGAATTAATTGTATTGAATATCGGACTAGCTCTTGGAGTTCTTACGACCGAAGTCTTTACGATGATGGTAATCATGGCCCTGGTGACAACTTTTATGACTGGCCCTGCATTAGATTTAATCAATTACATTTTTAAAACCAGTGACATAATAGATCATGATGAAGAAGTAAATCACAGCAAGTATAGAATTTTAATTTCTTTTGGTAATAATGAAAAAGGAAAATCTTTGCTGCGTTTGGCTAATAGCTTGGTGAAAAAGCAAAAAGAAACCTGTTCAGTAACAGCATTGCATTTGTCCTTAAGTGATGAAATGCATACGTTCAACATGGAAGATAAAGAGAAAAGCAGCTTTAATCCTATAATGAAAGAAGCAGTTATTCTGAAACAAGAAATCACTACTATTTTCAAAGCGACAATTGATATTGAGACAGAAATAATAGATATAGCCAATCAAGGGGATTATGATTTATTATTGGTAGGACTTGGAAAATCCATATTTGAGGGTACTTTATTGGGCAAAGTAATTGGGTTTACTTCCCGAATTATTAATCCCGAAAGATTGTTGGATAAATTTACGGGCAAAGAAGGGTTGTTCGTAAATTCACCATTTGATGAAAGAACACGACAAATTGTTTTGAAAGTCAAAATGCCATTGGGAGTTTTGATTGACAAGGATTTAAAAGAAGTAAATCAGGTTTTTGTTCCTATTTACGGTTCTGAAGACTCTTTTTTAATTGACTATGCCCAAAAAATAATTTTCAATAATGATGCTACCGTTTCCTTTTTGGACATCAATGGTCATATGCAATCCAATTTTGTAATTGCAAGTGCTCTAGGTTCCTTAAAACAAAAATTTCCAGATAATGTAATTTTGGATAACGAATCTATTTTGACAGAGGAGTTTTTGATCAAACAAGATTTAATGATTGTGAGTTTGGAGAGTTGGAAAGACTTATTGGATACTCGTCCGGTTTGGTTAAGCGGTATGCCTTCGGTATTGATTATAAAGCCTTAA
- a CDS encoding S9 family peptidase — MYKIIYAPLLLLIFTHFSFAQTKKQNFTLEPKTIASFPFDSIISKKENGQIVIRREYQYIDSLNFYGFNYQSFDNLRIRGFLIEPKKKGIYPVLIYNRGGNGDFGKIPFQYLARFLGKIANKGYVIIGSQLRGNAASEGFDEFGGKDVNDVLSLLDIIDQLPNVDNKRIGVFGWSRGVMTNFLMLKKTNRIKTNIAIAGQADLLDNKRLDMFGVFRQRIPNYAKDSIAALKTRSSLLAIDSIQNKQLTNFIIQGNKDERVPIDNAFKFYSKLNSSSFTTRLLVYENENHSLESVRDSNLLDEIEDWLRRYL, encoded by the coding sequence ATGTATAAAATTATTTACGCACCACTATTACTGTTAATTTTCACCCATTTCAGCTTCGCACAAACAAAAAAGCAAAATTTTACTTTAGAGCCTAAAACAATTGCAAGTTTCCCTTTTGATTCCATAATTTCTAAAAAAGAGAATGGACAAATAGTTATTAGAAGAGAGTACCAATATATAGATTCTTTGAATTTTTATGGATTTAATTACCAGTCTTTTGATAACTTAAGAATAAGAGGTTTTTTGATTGAGCCAAAAAAGAAAGGTATTTATCCCGTTTTAATTTATAACAGGGGAGGGAATGGAGATTTCGGAAAAATTCCTTTTCAGTATTTAGCACGTTTCCTGGGCAAGATAGCAAATAAGGGTTATGTTATAATTGGTTCTCAGTTAAGAGGAAATGCTGCTAGTGAAGGGTTTGACGAGTTTGGAGGAAAAGACGTAAATGATGTGTTAAGCCTTTTGGACATTATTGACCAACTACCTAATGTTGATAATAAAAGAATTGGAGTTTTTGGTTGGAGTCGAGGGGTAATGACTAACTTTTTGATGCTAAAAAAAACCAATCGAATCAAAACCAACATTGCTATTGCAGGCCAAGCTGATTTATTGGATAATAAAAGGCTTGATATGTTTGGAGTTTTTAGACAAAGAATACCAAATTATGCTAAAGATTCTATTGCAGCTTTAAAAACACGTTCTAGTTTATTGGCAATCGATTCTATCCAGAATAAACAGCTTACTAATTTTATTATTCAAGGAAATAAGGATGAAAGGGTGCCTATTGATAATGCTTTTAAATTTTATTCAAAATTAAATAGTTCGAGTTTTACAACACGATTACTAGTCTATGAAAATGAAAATCATAGCCTAGAAAGTGTGAGAGATAGTAATTTATTGGATGAAATAGAAGATTGGTTAAGAAGATATTTGTAA
- a CDS encoding multidrug efflux SMR transporter yields the protein MNWILLIIAGFFEVGFATCLGKAKETSGMTSTLWMIGFFIALSISMTLLYKASQTLPIGTAYAVWTGIGAVGTVLVGIFIFKEPATFWRLFFLFTLISSLIGLKFVSAH from the coding sequence ATGAATTGGATCTTACTTATTATAGCTGGTTTTTTTGAAGTAGGTTTTGCGACTTGTTTGGGCAAAGCCAAAGAAACTTCTGGTATGACATCTACTTTGTGGATGATAGGTTTTTTTATTGCACTTTCTATTAGTATGACTTTGTTATACAAAGCTTCCCAAACCTTGCCAATAGGCACCGCTTATGCTGTATGGACAGGAATTGGAGCAGTTGGCACAGTTCTGGTTGGTATTTTTATATTCAAAGAGCCCGCAACTTTCTGGAGGCTTTTTTTCTTGTTTACTTTGATATCGTCACTAATTGGGTTGAAATTTGTTTCGGCACATTAA
- a CDS encoding RND family transporter, with protein MKKKFTDRLWQNIARIVLKNRITILAAILAITIFLSFQWKNLAMTYTEANLLPKKHIVNKQYQDFLDKFGEEGNLIVIGFKDDAFFTPKAFAAWNELMTGLKNSKEVELVVSLNDLKTLEKDTVAQKFKLVPFINQSQTANPEYIQKIKFELFHNLPFYEGLLFNKESGSIRSAVYIKKNIVNTASRKTFILENLVPKIDKFEKTTGIDLRVSGMPYIRTINAENMKGEIGLFIGAALFITSLIFFLFFRSYRATFISICILIIGVMWSFGTLGLFHYKITILTAIIPPLIIVIGITNCIFLINKYQQEIKTHQNQAKALQRVISTIGVSTLMTNLTTAAGFATFMITGNDLLFEFGLVTSINVITVYLLTLVIVPIVYSFMDVPKEKHLKHLSKTYISALLNWVESVVKNNRKMIYIIYGLLLVFSVIGVSQMKVSGSLIGEMPKTASFFKDIIFFEKEFNGVMPLEIMVDTKHKKGVMKLSTMKKMDELQKTIAEIPELSKPVSVVNLVKYSKQAYYNGKPEYYELPTSQEQAFILSYAKNATKDTKTNLMKSYVDSTGRYARITTFMKDIGTQEMARVEKKLKTKIDKVFPKDRYEVTLTGKALVFQKGTSYLIDNLIESLIFAIFLIAGLMAYLFRSAKMVMASVITNVLPLCITSGLMGYFGIPLKPSTILVFSIAFGISVDNAIQFMAKYRHDLNLYNGKIKKSVFSALRETGISTFYTSIVLIVGFATFTLSSFSGTIALGGLISCTLMFAMFANLLVLPALVLTFEKKRTKKEELEQTH; from the coding sequence ATGAAAAAGAAATTCACTGATAGGTTATGGCAGAACATAGCCCGCATTGTACTTAAAAACAGAATAACCATACTAGCTGCAATACTTGCCATAACTATTTTCCTTTCTTTTCAGTGGAAAAATTTGGCTATGACCTATACTGAAGCTAATTTACTTCCTAAAAAACATATCGTAAACAAACAGTATCAAGACTTTCTAGATAAATTTGGAGAAGAAGGAAACCTTATTGTCATTGGTTTTAAAGATGATGCTTTTTTCACGCCCAAAGCTTTTGCCGCTTGGAATGAATTGATGACTGGCTTGAAAAATTCTAAAGAAGTGGAATTAGTCGTTTCTCTGAATGATCTAAAAACGCTTGAAAAAGACACTGTTGCGCAGAAATTTAAATTGGTTCCGTTTATTAACCAAAGTCAAACTGCGAATCCAGAATACATTCAAAAAATAAAATTCGAATTGTTTCATAATCTTCCTTTTTATGAAGGTTTATTGTTCAACAAAGAGTCAGGAAGTATCCGTTCTGCGGTTTATATCAAGAAAAATATTGTAAATACGGCTTCGAGAAAGACATTCATTTTGGAAAATTTAGTTCCAAAAATTGACAAGTTTGAAAAAACAACCGGAATTGACCTCCGTGTTTCCGGAATGCCTTACATCAGAACCATAAATGCTGAAAATATGAAAGGCGAAATTGGCCTATTCATTGGCGCCGCATTATTCATAACGTCTTTAATTTTCTTTTTATTCTTTCGTTCGTACAGAGCCACTTTTATCTCAATCTGTATTTTGATTATTGGTGTAATGTGGTCTTTTGGAACGCTAGGTTTGTTTCATTACAAAATCACAATTCTTACGGCTATCATTCCGCCGTTGATTATTGTAATTGGAATCACAAACTGTATTTTCCTCATCAACAAATACCAACAGGAAATAAAAACCCATCAAAATCAGGCCAAAGCTTTACAACGTGTAATTTCGACAATCGGGGTTTCCACCTTAATGACCAATTTGACGACAGCAGCTGGATTTGCCACTTTTATGATTACCGGAAATGATTTGTTGTTCGAATTTGGTTTAGTAACCTCTATAAATGTGATTACGGTGTACTTGCTCACCTTGGTAATTGTGCCAATTGTGTACAGCTTTATGGATGTTCCCAAAGAAAAACATTTAAAACATCTAAGCAAAACCTATATATCTGCCCTATTAAACTGGGTTGAAAGCGTCGTAAAAAACAACCGCAAAATGATCTATATTATTTACGGATTGTTATTGGTTTTTAGTGTAATTGGGGTTTCCCAAATGAAAGTTTCGGGAAGTTTGATAGGCGAAATGCCGAAAACTGCCTCGTTCTTTAAAGACATTATCTTTTTTGAAAAAGAGTTCAATGGTGTAATGCCGTTAGAAATCATGGTGGACACCAAACACAAAAAAGGGGTAATGAAGTTATCTACAATGAAAAAGATGGATGAATTGCAAAAAACAATTGCGGAGATTCCTGAATTATCAAAACCGGTTTCTGTTGTCAATTTGGTCAAATATTCTAAACAAGCCTATTACAATGGCAAGCCAGAATATTATGAATTACCTACTTCACAAGAGCAGGCTTTTATATTGTCGTATGCCAAAAATGCCACCAAAGACACCAAGACCAACCTGATGAAAAGCTATGTGGATTCGACTGGACGATATGCCCGAATCACCACTTTCATGAAAGACATTGGAACTCAGGAAATGGCCAGAGTCGAAAAGAAACTAAAAACCAAAATAGACAAAGTATTCCCAAAAGATCGCTATGAAGTTACCCTTACCGGGAAAGCTTTGGTTTTCCAAAAAGGAACTTCTTACCTAATTGACAACCTTATCGAATCGCTTATTTTTGCTATTTTCCTTATTGCCGGATTGATGGCTTATTTATTCCGTTCTGCCAAAATGGTTATGGCATCGGTGATTACAAATGTATTACCACTTTGCATCACATCTGGGCTGATGGGGTATTTTGGAATACCGCTGAAACCTTCGACGATATTGGTATTTAGTATTGCATTTGGTATTTCGGTTGATAATGCGATTCAGTTTATGGCCAAATACCGCCATGATTTGAATCTCTATAATGGTAAAATTAAAAAATCAGTATTTAGTGCCTTGAGAGAAACCGGTATCAGTACTTTCTACACTTCAATTGTATTGATTGTGGGATTTGCCACATTCACATTGTCTAGTTTTAGTGGTACGATAGCACTTGGAGGATTGATTTCATGCACCTTGATGTTTGCTATGTTTGCCAATTTATTGGTTTTACCGGCTTTGGTATTGACATTTGAAAAGAAAAGAACTAAAAAAGAAGAATTAGAGCAAACACATTAA
- a CDS encoding sensor histidine kinase translates to MDNVEENNNIIYVLLIIILVFIVVLCYLVYRLIESGKAKKSVEEKFDLLEMKVNNLQLETLESKLNPHLFKNILNSIQSHAYQTYFALDKLANVLDYILYESQKKFVSPKEEIQFALNLIEINKIKVSPLFELKVKTKINDGEKLYEQNLLAPLISIDLIENAFKHADLQSADAFISILFEFKDNCFYLTVSNKMSEKKALKKERSGIGATTLEQRLKIIYKNQFKLDKFVENDIYIAHLKINLLEYKNQMFTA, encoded by the coding sequence ATGGATAACGTAGAAGAAAACAATAACATCATATATGTGTTGCTGATAATTATACTGGTATTCATAGTGGTGCTTTGTTATCTTGTCTATCGGTTGATAGAATCTGGCAAAGCCAAAAAAAGTGTTGAAGAGAAATTTGATTTGCTTGAAATGAAAGTAAATAATTTGCAGTTGGAAACATTGGAATCCAAACTCAATCCGCATCTTTTCAAGAATATTCTCAATTCGATTCAGTCACATGCCTACCAAACTTATTTTGCTTTGGATAAACTGGCTAATGTTTTGGATTATATTTTATATGAAAGCCAAAAAAAGTTTGTTTCTCCAAAAGAAGAAATTCAGTTTGCTTTAAATCTTATTGAAATTAACAAAATTAAAGTAAGTCCGCTTTTTGAGTTGAAAGTAAAAACTAAGATTAATGATGGAGAAAAGTTGTATGAACAGAATCTTCTGGCTCCTTTGATTTCGATTGATTTGATTGAAAATGCATTTAAACATGCCGATTTGCAAAGTGCTGATGCCTTTATTTCAATACTTTTTGAGTTTAAAGACAATTGTTTTTATTTGACTGTTTCCAATAAAATGTCGGAGAAAAAAGCCTTAAAAAAAGAAAGAAGCGGAATTGGCGCAACTACATTGGAACAACGATTGAAAATTATATACAAAAATCAGTTCAAATTGGATAAATTTGTCGAGAACGACATTTATATTGCGCATTTAAAAATCAATCTTCTTGAATACAAAAATCAAATGTTTACTGCTTGA